Proteins from one Humidesulfovibrio mexicanus genomic window:
- a CDS encoding CoB--CoM heterodisulfide reductase iron-sulfur subunit A family protein has translation MASRIGVYVCHCGTNIAGRVDSAGVARFAAGLKNVVVARDYKFMCSDPGQDLIIKDIRELGLTRVVVASCSPRLHEKTFQKACQRGGLNPFLFQMTCIREHCSWVVADREEATAKARTLVAAAVARVNHHDELFSRVESVHPDVIVVGGGIAGIQAALDIAKSGHKVHLVEKSSSIGGHMAQFDKTFPTLDCAACISTPKMVAVAQESNINLMTMSEVVEVKGYVGNYQVRIRTTPRYVNQDLCTGCGLCMEKCPRTVQSEFEEGIGTRKAIHRNSPQSVPNTPVIDPTVCLHFTKGKCGACQKNCPSQAIDYEQQESFLEVQAGTIVLATGFDIMDPTGMSQYGFGRYPEVYTGLQFERLNNAVGPTGGKIVMKNGKMPQSVAIIHCVGSRDKNHHEYCSRVCCMYALKYDHLIKDKVGHNTAVFNFYIDMRCFGKGYEEFYRRVQEEGVTFVRGRPAEVTDQAQSPEEQGKLIVVGEDTLLGQPVRVPVDMVILCTAMVPRRDAAEVARVFGISQGQDGFFLEEHPKLGPVSTATDGIFLAGTCQGPKDIPDAVAHASGGAGQALSLAARGEVSISPTVSWINPDICIGCKACIGLCAYSAIEFDERRHVSVINEAMCKGCGSCAGHCPSGAAQVRHFTERQLFAELEGLLSPAPPPMPQPVQTAAETA, from the coding sequence ATGGCCAGCAGAATCGGCGTGTATGTCTGCCACTGCGGCACCAACATCGCGGGCCGGGTGGATTCAGCAGGGGTGGCGCGCTTTGCGGCGGGACTCAAGAACGTCGTCGTGGCGCGGGACTACAAGTTCATGTGTTCCGACCCCGGCCAGGATCTCATCATCAAGGACATCCGCGAGCTTGGGCTGACGCGGGTGGTGGTGGCGTCGTGTTCGCCGCGTTTGCACGAAAAGACCTTCCAGAAGGCCTGCCAGCGCGGCGGCTTGAACCCCTTCCTGTTCCAGATGACCTGCATCCGCGAGCACTGCTCCTGGGTGGTGGCCGACCGGGAAGAGGCCACGGCCAAGGCCCGCACCCTGGTGGCCGCCGCCGTGGCCCGCGTGAACCATCACGACGAGCTGTTCTCCCGCGTGGAGAGCGTGCATCCGGATGTCATCGTCGTGGGCGGCGGCATCGCGGGCATCCAGGCCGCGCTCGACATCGCCAAGTCTGGCCACAAGGTGCATTTGGTGGAGAAAAGCTCGTCCATCGGCGGGCACATGGCCCAATTCGACAAGACCTTCCCCACCCTCGACTGCGCGGCCTGCATTTCCACTCCCAAGATGGTGGCCGTGGCCCAGGAGTCCAACATCAACCTCATGACCATGAGCGAGGTTGTGGAGGTGAAGGGCTACGTGGGCAACTACCAGGTGCGCATCCGCACCACGCCGCGCTACGTGAACCAGGATTTGTGCACCGGCTGCGGCCTGTGCATGGAGAAGTGCCCCCGCACCGTGCAGAGCGAGTTCGAGGAAGGCATCGGCACGCGCAAGGCCATCCACCGCAATTCGCCGCAGAGCGTGCCCAATACGCCGGTCATCGACCCCACGGTGTGCCTGCACTTCACCAAGGGCAAGTGCGGTGCCTGCCAGAAGAACTGCCCCTCCCAGGCCATAGACTACGAGCAGCAGGAGAGCTTCCTGGAGGTCCAGGCCGGAACCATCGTGCTGGCCACCGGCTTCGACATCATGGATCCCACCGGCATGTCGCAGTACGGCTTCGGCCGCTACCCGGAAGTCTACACCGGCCTGCAGTTCGAGCGGCTGAACAACGCCGTGGGCCCCACCGGCGGCAAGATCGTCATGAAGAACGGCAAGATGCCGCAAAGCGTGGCCATCATCCACTGCGTGGGCAGCCGCGACAAGAACCATCATGAATACTGCTCGCGCGTGTGCTGCATGTATGCGCTCAAGTACGACCACCTCATCAAGGACAAGGTGGGGCACAACACTGCGGTGTTCAACTTCTACATCGACATGCGCTGCTTCGGGAAGGGCTACGAGGAATTCTACCGCCGCGTGCAGGAGGAAGGCGTGACCTTTGTCCGCGGTCGGCCTGCCGAGGTGACCGACCAGGCCCAAAGTCCGGAGGAGCAGGGCAAGCTCATCGTTGTGGGCGAGGATACCCTGCTGGGCCAGCCCGTGCGCGTGCCCGTGGACATGGTGATCTTGTGCACGGCCATGGTGCCCCGGCGCGACGCGGCCGAAGTGGCGCGCGTGTTCGGCATCAGCCAGGGGCAGGACGGCTTCTTCCTGGAGGAGCACCCCAAGCTGGGCCCGGTCTCCACCGCCACCGACGGCATCTTCCTGGCCGGCACCTGCCAGGGCCCCAAGGACATCCCCGACGCCGTGGCCCATGCCTCGGGCGGGGCCGGACAGGCGCTCAGCCTGGCCGCGCGCGGCGAGGTCAGCATCTCGCCCACGGTGTCCTGGATCAACCCGGACATCTGCATCGGCTGCAAGGCCTGCATCGGCCTGTGCGCCTATTCGGCCATAGAGTTCGACGAGCGCCGCCACGTGAGCGTGATCAACGAGGCCATGTGCAAGGGCTGCGGCAGCTGCGCCGGGCACTGTCCCAGCGGGGCGGCCCAGGTGCGCCACTTCACCGAGCGTCAGCTCTTCGCCGAACTGGAGGGGCTGCTTTCGCCCGCGCCGCCGCCCATGCCGCAGCCCGTGCAGACCGCCGCCGAAACAGCCTGA
- a CDS encoding CoB--CoM heterodisulfide reductase iron-sulfur subunit B family protein, with product MKYAYYPGCSLRASAEEYDVSCRESLAHLGVELVEPPDWTCCGASAVEPVSGLLSYALPARNLALAERDAPGLDLLAPCSACYLNHLRVERECAKDRALAARVGEAIGVEGLRYQGAAHVRHLLDVLANDIGAQAIGEAVTRPLEGLTVAAYYGCQALRPYAAFDDPEHPRSMGVVLAALGAKEIVWGMATHCCGASLMATKPEAALVSVGAILGAAQKADAIVTVCPMCQMNLEAYQSEALKAGGGGREVSVLYLSQLMGLAFGLPESAVLLDKNLAVTDALKRTLRAPAAAVA from the coding sequence ATGAAGTATGCATACTACCCCGGCTGTTCCTTGCGCGCCAGCGCGGAGGAGTACGACGTGTCCTGCCGCGAGTCCCTTGCGCATCTTGGCGTGGAGCTTGTGGAGCCCCCGGACTGGACCTGCTGCGGGGCCAGCGCGGTGGAGCCCGTGAGCGGACTGCTTTCCTACGCTCTGCCCGCCCGCAATCTTGCCCTGGCCGAACGCGATGCGCCCGGTCTGGACCTGCTGGCCCCGTGCAGCGCCTGCTACCTGAACCACCTGCGCGTGGAGCGCGAATGCGCCAAGGACCGCGCCCTGGCCGCCCGCGTGGGCGAGGCCATCGGCGTGGAGGGGCTGCGTTACCAGGGCGCGGCGCATGTGCGGCACCTGCTCGACGTGCTGGCCAACGACATCGGCGCGCAGGCCATTGGCGAGGCGGTGACGCGGCCCCTGGAGGGGCTGACCGTGGCGGCCTATTACGGCTGCCAAGCCTTGCGGCCCTATGCGGCCTTCGACGACCCGGAACATCCCCGCTCCATGGGCGTGGTGCTTGCCGCCCTGGGTGCCAAGGAGATTGTGTGGGGCATGGCCACGCATTGCTGCGGGGCCTCGCTTATGGCCACCAAGCCCGAGGCCGCCCTGGTTTCGGTGGGGGCCATACTCGGCGCCGCGCAGAAGGCCGACGCCATCGTCACCGTGTGCCCCATGTGCCAGATGAACCTCGAAGCGTACCAGTCCGAGGCCCTGAAGGCCGGGGGCGGGGGGCGCGAGGTCTCGGTGCTGTATCTCAGTCAGCTCATGGGGCTGGCCTTCGGCCTGCCCGAATCGGCGGTGCTGCTGGACAAGAACCTGGCGGTGACGGACGCGCTCAAGCGCACGCTGCGCGCGCCCGCCGCCGCCGTTGCTTGA
- a CDS encoding hybrid sensor histidine kinase/response regulator, translated as MRTSRFSRGKARAPRAQRDDMACALLNAASDHALLLHADGTVLTCNRSMAALFHLEPEQLAGERIYDFLPLEQAVRLAQAVERCAAGRAPETFEESLFGGQELEVRIRPVPGETQGHTPQVAVFCRDVSAQRAAERERTRLASALEQAADAVILFDEQMRVEYLNQSFEAMTGYTLRELRGRPVGVLYEGDEQRRCLGEIAESLSRGDAWSGKGCNTCKDGRVICCHKTVAPIRGKGGRILGHVSVWRDVTDVEILERQLRQAQKMEVIGTLASGIAHDFNNILAPIVLLSDVGLNGLPEDDPMRPTLERILKASLRAGDLVRQILSLGRKLESDQPRPLRLGAVLQECLALLRPGLPSTIGISIQVHTNADLILADPAQTGQLVMNLCTNAAWAMRGAGGVLSFSLGERLVPPGGDPLFPEAQPGRHVLLRVQDTGQGIAAEHLERIFDPFFSTKTDGSGTGLGLAVVRNIVTHLHGAIRVESQPGKGAAFEVLLPQADSLPESAAQGPSPSPAPPLGGGRILVVDDEPDILDACALGLSSFGYQTECRQSGEEALELFRRDPHGFDAVITDTTMPGLAGPELVRELLKIDPHLPVILTTGHSALVSRERAWRLGAQEYLIKPFRADVLAGALARLLKGRGAGRPARRPMQEDA; from the coding sequence ATGAGGACTTCGCGTTTCAGCCGTGGGAAAGCGCGCGCGCCGCGCGCCCAACGCGACGACATGGCCTGTGCGCTCTTGAACGCGGCCTCGGACCACGCGCTTCTGCTGCACGCCGATGGCACGGTGCTGACCTGCAACCGCTCCATGGCTGCCCTGTTCCATCTTGAGCCGGAACAGCTGGCGGGCGAGCGCATCTACGATTTCCTGCCCCTGGAGCAGGCCGTGCGGCTGGCGCAGGCCGTGGAACGGTGCGCCGCCGGGCGCGCGCCGGAGACCTTCGAGGAGTCGCTCTTTGGCGGGCAGGAGCTGGAGGTGCGCATACGCCCGGTGCCGGGCGAAACCCAGGGCCATACCCCGCAGGTGGCGGTGTTCTGCCGCGATGTCAGCGCGCAGCGCGCGGCCGAACGCGAGCGCACGCGGCTGGCCTCGGCCCTGGAGCAGGCGGCGGACGCGGTGATCCTTTTCGACGAACAGATGCGCGTGGAGTATCTGAACCAATCCTTCGAGGCCATGACCGGCTACACCCTGCGCGAATTGCGCGGCCGCCCCGTGGGCGTGCTCTACGAAGGGGACGAGCAGCGCAGATGTCTGGGGGAGATCGCCGAAAGCCTGTCCCGGGGCGACGCCTGGAGCGGCAAGGGCTGCAACACCTGCAAGGACGGCCGGGTCATCTGCTGCCACAAGACCGTTGCGCCCATCCGGGGCAAGGGGGGCCGCATTCTCGGCCATGTAAGCGTCTGGCGCGACGTGACCGATGTGGAAATTCTGGAGCGCCAGCTGCGGCAAGCGCAAAAGATGGAGGTCATCGGCACCCTTGCCAGCGGCATCGCCCACGACTTCAACAACATCCTTGCGCCCATCGTGCTGCTTTCCGATGTGGGGCTGAACGGCCTGCCCGAGGACGACCCCATGCGCCCGACCCTGGAGCGCATCCTCAAGGCCTCGCTGCGCGCGGGGGATCTGGTGCGGCAGATACTGAGCCTCGGGCGGAAGCTGGAATCCGACCAGCCCAGGCCGCTGCGCCTTGGCGCGGTGCTGCAGGAATGCCTTGCGCTGCTGCGGCCGGGGCTGCCCAGCACCATCGGCATCAGCATCCAGGTCCACACAAACGCCGACCTCATCCTGGCCGACCCGGCGCAGACCGGCCAGCTGGTGATGAACCTGTGCACCAACGCGGCCTGGGCCATGCGCGGGGCGGGGGGCGTGCTGTCCTTCAGCCTGGGGGAGCGCCTCGTGCCGCCGGGCGGCGACCCGCTCTTTCCGGAGGCCCAACCCGGCCGCCATGTGCTGTTACGCGTCCAGGACACCGGCCAGGGCATCGCCGCGGAACACCTGGAGCGCATCTTCGACCCCTTCTTCAGCACCAAGACCGATGGCTCCGGCACGGGCCTTGGGCTCGCCGTGGTGCGCAACATCGTCACCCATCTGCACGGGGCCATCCGCGTGGAAAGCCAGCCGGGCAAGGGCGCGGCCTTCGAGGTCTTGCTGCCCCAGGCCGACAGTCTTCCCGAAAGCGCGGCGCAGGGTCCGTCGCCCTCCCCGGCGCCGCCACTGGGCGGCGGGCGCATCCTGGTGGTGGATGACGAACCCGACATCCTGGACGCCTGCGCCCTGGGCCTGTCGTCCTTCGGCTACCAGACGGAATGCCGCCAGAGCGGCGAGGAGGCCCTGGAGCTTTTCCGGCGCGACCCGCACGGATTCGACGCCGTCATCACCGACACCACCATGCCGGGCCTGGCCGGGCCGGAGCTTGTGCGCGAGCTGCTCAAGATCGACCCGCACCTGCCGGTGATCCTGACCACCGGCCACAGTGCGCTGGTGTCCCGCGAACGGGCGTGGAGACTGGGGGCGCAGGAATACCTGATCAAACCTTTCCGGGCGGACGTGCTGGCCGGGGCCCTGGCCCGGCTGCTCAAAGGCCGTGGCGCGGGGCGTCCGGCCCGCAGGCCCATGCAGGAGGACGCATGA
- a CDS encoding FAD-dependent oxidoreductase has translation MKKQYGALVVGAGIGGMRAALDLAETGYKVALIDARPSLGGILTQLDHQFPSDHCGMCKMLPLTQRDQSSQYCLRKGFFHKNIDIFTHTELKALEGDPGKFHATLSRRSTFVDPTRCVSCGACAEACPVRVPSEFNAGLGTRTAAYLPVPHNIANHYVVDLDNCQRCWRCFEACPTKAIDFKFDDRPGFHILVATPDRELAENLPQWLKKEGFPLHITESAEDAVAQIAEGLDARLVLLDLDLPAAEAERVLRRVQELRPGITVLPLAAPEKRDFAAELQRLGAGELLPKPLDRASFVPRLDKLCMRLMSDESLEFEVGSVILAAGFECFNPADAPNGCADVLLYGTHPGVLTSLEFERLLSSTGPTGARLARPGDGAPLRRIAWLQCVGSRDLKLKADFCSSICCMISLKEAMLARRSIGSEAETTIFYMDLRTPGRDYQRYRDEAEAAGVRLVPARPHSILPGPDGGVIIQYFDYAGELREENYDALVLAVGARPPRNMEGLALAAGVEVNENGFCATKPLSPNRTSRLGVFAAGAFGEPADIRSSLIQAGAAAMGASRMMRVYHGPREEAAEEQPQYADVSRQSPRVLVALCSSCPTLERSLDIEALRGRMRALPGVVEVLDLPRACTREGWELLRQAAGAAKPNRVLVGACLPYMHVPRLRELGEAIGLNPALMDVVDIHTASFAAGTDVAGPTEARAEETASVLAIAAARLLGADPSPLPMTGQVSPQALVVGGGLAGMTAAMGIADQGYKVVLVEEAEQLGGQAMNLRATLEGDDPVRFMEELIEQVEKNPNIRVLKDSRVVLSRGRAGRFHTVVATGEGVAHSLHHGATILATGGHEAKVYEYGNRVHKCVLTQMELEQRLADGSVDAARLGGVAMIQCWRSRDEERNYCSRVCCHSALKNLLLLKKRNPGLPVFVFYRDIMTTGSSERFYTEARRSGAIFIRYTPEARPTVTFEDHKPVIRATDPVLGREIELRPDLLALSSGVVPNDVSELAELFGVGLTQDGFYQEAESKWRPVDFLKHGVFACGLGLGPSTMRETILSAKAAAQRTVRILSEKSLSCGNAVAEVRHSLCSRCGRCIGVCAYGARALDMVHDRIEVDEQLCQGCGSCVAVCPNSATVLRGFRDEQVMAVIDAAVARAPQCAKQPPQSRENRAEAPMGG, from the coding sequence ATGAAGAAGCAGTATGGAGCCCTGGTGGTTGGAGCGGGAATCGGCGGAATGCGCGCCGCCCTTGATCTGGCCGAGACCGGCTACAAGGTGGCCCTTATCGATGCGCGTCCCAGCCTGGGGGGCATTCTTACCCAGTTGGACCACCAGTTCCCCTCCGACCACTGCGGCATGTGCAAGATGCTGCCGCTCACCCAGCGCGACCAGTCCAGCCAGTACTGCCTGCGCAAGGGGTTCTTCCACAAGAACATCGACATCTTCACGCACACCGAGCTCAAGGCGCTGGAAGGCGACCCCGGCAAGTTCCACGCCACCTTGAGCCGCCGCTCCACCTTTGTGGACCCCACGCGCTGCGTAAGCTGCGGGGCCTGCGCAGAGGCGTGCCCCGTGCGCGTGCCGAGCGAGTTCAACGCGGGCCTGGGAACGCGCACCGCCGCCTACCTGCCCGTGCCGCACAACATCGCCAACCACTATGTGGTGGACCTGGACAACTGCCAGCGGTGCTGGCGCTGCTTCGAGGCCTGTCCGACCAAGGCCATCGACTTCAAGTTCGACGACCGTCCCGGCTTCCACATCCTGGTGGCCACTCCCGACCGCGAGCTGGCGGAGAACCTGCCGCAGTGGCTCAAGAAGGAAGGGTTCCCCCTGCACATTACGGAAAGCGCCGAGGACGCCGTGGCGCAGATCGCCGAGGGGCTCGACGCGCGGCTGGTGCTGCTGGACCTGGATTTGCCCGCGGCCGAGGCCGAACGCGTGCTGCGCCGCGTCCAGGAGCTGCGCCCGGGAATCACCGTGCTGCCCCTTGCCGCGCCGGAAAAGCGGGACTTCGCCGCTGAACTGCAACGTCTGGGCGCGGGCGAGTTGCTGCCCAAGCCCCTGGACCGGGCGTCCTTCGTGCCCCGGCTGGACAAGCTGTGTATGCGGCTGATGTCCGACGAGAGCCTGGAGTTCGAGGTAGGCTCGGTGATCCTGGCGGCCGGTTTCGAGTGCTTCAACCCGGCCGATGCGCCCAACGGCTGCGCCGACGTGCTGCTGTACGGAACCCATCCCGGCGTGCTCACCTCGCTGGAGTTCGAGCGCCTTTTGAGCTCCACCGGCCCCACCGGGGCAAGGCTTGCGCGTCCGGGCGACGGCGCGCCCCTCAGGCGCATCGCCTGGCTGCAGTGCGTGGGCTCGCGCGACCTCAAGCTCAAGGCCGATTTCTGCTCGTCCATCTGCTGCATGATCTCCCTCAAGGAGGCCATGTTGGCCAGGAGGAGCATCGGCAGCGAGGCCGAGACGACCATTTTTTACATGGACCTGCGCACCCCCGGCCGCGACTACCAGCGCTACCGCGACGAGGCCGAGGCCGCCGGAGTGCGCCTGGTGCCAGCGCGGCCGCATTCCATCCTGCCCGGGCCGGACGGCGGGGTCATCATCCAGTATTTCGACTACGCTGGCGAGTTGCGGGAGGAGAACTACGACGCGCTTGTGCTGGCCGTGGGCGCGCGGCCTCCCAGAAACATGGAGGGCCTGGCCCTGGCCGCCGGGGTGGAGGTGAACGAGAACGGCTTCTGCGCCACCAAGCCCCTTTCGCCCAACCGCACCAGCCGCCTGGGGGTGTTCGCCGCCGGGGCCTTTGGCGAGCCCGCCGACATCCGTTCCTCGCTCATCCAGGCCGGGGCCGCGGCCATGGGCGCCTCGCGCATGATGCGTGTGTACCACGGCCCGCGTGAGGAGGCGGCCGAAGAGCAGCCCCAGTACGCGGACGTGTCGCGGCAGTCGCCGCGCGTGCTTGTCGCGCTGTGCTCCTCCTGCCCCACGCTGGAGCGCAGCCTGGACATCGAGGCCTTGCGGGGGCGGATGCGCGCCCTGCCCGGCGTGGTGGAGGTGCTGGACCTGCCCCGCGCCTGCACCCGCGAGGGCTGGGAGCTTCTGCGCCAGGCCGCGGGGGCGGCCAAGCCCAACCGCGTGCTCGTCGGTGCCTGCCTGCCCTACATGCACGTGCCGCGCCTGCGTGAGCTGGGCGAGGCCATCGGGCTTAATCCGGCACTCATGGACGTTGTGGACATCCATACCGCCAGCTTCGCGGCCGGAACCGACGTGGCCGGGCCGACCGAGGCTCGCGCCGAGGAGACCGCCTCGGTGCTGGCCATAGCCGCGGCAAGACTTTTGGGGGCCGATCCCTCGCCCCTGCCCATGACCGGGCAGGTTTCGCCCCAGGCCCTGGTGGTGGGCGGCGGCTTGGCCGGCATGACCGCCGCCATGGGCATAGCCGACCAGGGCTACAAGGTGGTGCTGGTGGAGGAGGCCGAGCAATTGGGCGGGCAGGCCATGAACCTGCGCGCCACCCTGGAGGGCGACGACCCCGTGCGCTTCATGGAGGAGCTCATCGAGCAGGTGGAGAAGAACCCCAACATCCGCGTGCTCAAGGATTCGCGCGTGGTGCTCTCCCGCGGGCGGGCCGGGCGGTTCCATACCGTGGTGGCCACCGGCGAGGGCGTGGCCCACAGCCTGCACCACGGGGCCACCATCCTGGCCACCGGCGGGCACGAGGCCAAGGTCTACGAGTACGGCAACCGTGTGCACAAGTGCGTGCTGACCCAGATGGAGCTGGAGCAACGCCTGGCCGACGGCTCTGTGGACGCCGCGCGCCTGGGCGGGGTGGCCATGATCCAGTGTTGGCGCTCTCGCGACGAGGAACGCAACTATTGCAGCCGCGTGTGCTGCCACAGCGCCCTCAAGAACCTGCTGCTGCTCAAGAAGCGCAACCCCGGGCTGCCCGTATTCGTGTTCTACCGCGACATCATGACCACGGGCTCAAGCGAGCGCTTCTACACCGAGGCGCGGCGCAGCGGGGCCATCTTTATCCGCTACACTCCGGAGGCGCGGCCCACGGTGACGTTCGAGGACCACAAGCCGGTGATCCGGGCCACGGACCCGGTGCTTGGCCGGGAGATCGAGCTGCGGCCCGACCTGCTGGCGCTCTCCAGCGGGGTGGTGCCCAACGACGTGTCCGAGCTGGCCGAGCTCTTCGGTGTGGGCCTTACCCAGGACGGCTTCTACCAGGAGGCCGAGAGCAAGTGGCGGCCTGTGGACTTCCTGAAGCATGGCGTGTTCGCCTGCGGCCTGGGCCTGGGGCCGTCCACCATGCGCGAGACCATCCTTTCGGCCAAGGCCGCGGCCCAGCGCACGGTGCGCATTCTGAGCGAGAAGAGCCTCTCCTGCGGCAATGCCGTGGCCGAGGTGCGGCACAGCCTGTGTTCGCGCTGCGGCCGCTGCATCGGGGTGTGCGCCTACGGCGCGCGCGCCCTGGACATGGTCCACGACCGCATCGAGGTGGACGAGCAGCTGTGCCAGGGCTGCGGCTCCTGCGTGGCCGTGTGTCCCAACAGCGCCACCGTGCTGCGCGGTTTCCGCGACGAGCAGGTCATGGCCGTCATCGACGCGGCCGTGGCCCGTGCGCCGCAGTGTGCCAAGCAACCCCCGCAGAGCCGGGAAAACCGGGCAGAAGCCCCAATGGGAGGGTGA
- a CDS encoding 4Fe-4S binding protein, producing MASIATIEVTDGNPVAALRGFCARLLESGEVTAVLAPRTLPGGFGTMPALIAETEGLADVDPLAPSFRINAARMLTRLTRGAEDSTMVAALLRPCEVRAFIELCKLNQGSLENALTISVDCCGAFANTDYPRFAADGGDSGSLNAFLKASGRGSYNGVQVARACRVCEQPAGAEADLSIGVFGQDVEKGLLLMANTPKGEGFMARLGYPEASGSGGREEALAEIVAERTQARDQMFAETSKATGSMEGLSRFLSACVNCYNCRMACPVCYCRECVFLTDVFDHKPWQYLSWARQRGAIKMPTDTVFFHLTRLAHMSTACVGCGQCSNACPNDVPVMELFRTISAGTQAAFEYQPGKNPNEPPPLSVFREHEFPEVTGGLD from the coding sequence ATGGCAAGCATCGCCACGATCGAAGTCACAGACGGCAACCCCGTCGCAGCCCTGCGCGGGTTCTGCGCGCGTTTGCTTGAAAGCGGGGAGGTGACGGCTGTGCTGGCCCCCCGCACCCTGCCGGGCGGATTCGGCACCATGCCCGCCCTGATTGCGGAAACCGAAGGTTTGGCCGACGTGGATCCGCTGGCCCCGTCGTTCCGCATCAACGCGGCGCGGATGCTCACGCGGCTCACACGCGGTGCGGAGGACAGCACCATGGTCGCCGCCCTGCTGCGCCCCTGCGAGGTGCGCGCCTTCATCGAGCTGTGCAAGCTGAACCAGGGCAGTCTGGAGAACGCCCTCACCATCAGCGTGGACTGCTGCGGAGCCTTCGCCAACACGGACTACCCGCGCTTCGCGGCCGATGGCGGCGATTCCGGGTCCCTGAACGCGTTCCTCAAGGCGTCCGGCCGCGGTTCCTACAACGGCGTGCAAGTGGCGCGCGCCTGCCGCGTGTGCGAGCAGCCCGCCGGGGCCGAGGCGGATCTGTCCATCGGCGTGTTCGGGCAGGATGTGGAGAAGGGACTGCTGCTCATGGCCAACACGCCCAAGGGCGAGGGCTTCATGGCCCGGCTGGGGTATCCGGAGGCGTCCGGCTCCGGCGGGCGCGAGGAGGCTCTTGCGGAAATAGTGGCCGAGCGCACCCAGGCCCGGGACCAGATGTTCGCCGAGACCTCCAAGGCCACCGGCAGCATGGAAGGCCTGTCGCGGTTCCTTTCGGCCTGCGTCAACTGCTACAACTGCCGCATGGCCTGCCCGGTGTGCTACTGCCGGGAGTGCGTGTTCCTCACCGATGTTTTCGACCACAAGCCCTGGCAATACCTCTCCTGGGCGCGGCAGCGCGGCGCCATCAAGATGCCCACGGACACGGTGTTCTTCCACCTCACTAGGCTGGCGCACATGAGCACGGCCTGCGTGGGCTGCGGGCAGTGCTCCAACGCCTGTCCCAACGACGTGCCGGTTATGGAGCTTTTCCGGACCATTTCCGCGGGAACCCAGGCGGCGTTCGAGTACCAGCCGGGCAAGAACCCCAACGAGCCGCCGCCGTTGTCCGTGTTCCGCGAGCACGAATTCCCAGAGGTCACCGGAGGCCTCGACTAG
- a CDS encoding 4Fe-4S dicluster domain-containing protein, with amino-acid sequence MNRPTPAITFAPQPPPAAGAAALAQVQDMVRACMQCGTCTGSCPNAHAMDLTPRRMWRMLLFGQVREVLDSRSFWLCSACYACTLRCPRGLPLTQAMAALKRLAAAEPDPAAHKKALFYAEFMHNVERRGRVRETELMLHYFMGMHDALLPLKYTPLGLKLLRRGKLHLGAAPGEGHLTDLRPLFEKVRSMEARS; translated from the coding sequence ATGAACCGCCCAACGCCCGCCATCACCTTTGCGCCGCAGCCGCCCCCGGCCGCCGGGGCCGCAGCCCTGGCGCAAGTGCAAGACATGGTGCGCGCCTGTATGCAGTGCGGCACCTGCACCGGCTCCTGTCCAAACGCCCACGCCATGGACCTGACCCCGCGCCGCATGTGGCGGATGCTGCTGTTCGGCCAGGTGCGGGAGGTGCTGGACAGCCGCAGCTTCTGGCTGTGTTCGGCCTGCTACGCCTGCACCCTGCGCTGCCCGCGCGGGCTGCCGCTCACCCAGGCCATGGCCGCCCTCAAGCGGCTGGCCGCGGCGGAGCCGGACCCCGCAGCGCACAAGAAGGCGCTCTTCTACGCGGAGTTCATGCACAACGTGGAACGGCGCGGCCGCGTGCGCGAAACGGAGCTGATGCTGCACTATTTCATGGGAATGCACGATGCGTTGCTGCCCCTCAAGTATACGCCGCTTGGCCTCAAGCTGCTGCGGCGGGGCAAGCTGCATTTGGGCGCGGCGCCGGGAGAGGGGCATCTTACGGACCTGCGGCCGCTCTTTGAAAAGGTCCGCAGCATGGAGGCCCGGTCATGA
- a CDS encoding hydrogenase iron-sulfur subunit gives MQELNVAEAAQPTPAPESGFEPAIVAFVCNWCTYTAADLAGTARMTQTPNVRLIRMMCTGMVDPKYVIKALLDGADAVLISGCHPGDCHYINGNYKARRRVKLLGEILPRFGIDSRRLKLTWVGASEGNEFAATVNRFAAEIKELGPIDTRRLRLL, from the coding sequence ATGCAGGAACTGAACGTCGCCGAGGCCGCACAGCCGACCCCCGCGCCGGAGTCCGGCTTCGAGCCGGCCATCGTGGCCTTTGTGTGCAACTGGTGCACCTACACCGCCGCCGACCTGGCGGGCACGGCGCGCATGACCCAGACGCCGAACGTGCGGCTTATCCGCATGATGTGCACCGGGATGGTGGATCCCAAGTATGTCATCAAGGCCCTGCTCGACGGGGCGGATGCGGTGCTCATCTCCGGCTGCCACCCCGGCGACTGCCACTACATCAACGGCAACTACAAGGCGCGGCGCAGGGTGAAGCTACTGGGAGAGATTCTGCCCCGGTTCGGCATCGACAGCCGCCGTCTGAAGCTCACCTGGGTGGGCGCGAGCGAAGGCAATGAGTTCGCCGCCACGGTGAACCGGTTCGCGGCGGAGATCAAGGAGCTGGGGCCCATAGACACCCGGCGGCTGCGGCTTTTGTAG